GCCGGCTTCCGCTTCGATCCGCAGGGCCGCAGCTGGTATCCGCAGGAAGATGAGTTTTTTTCGCATAACGAACGCCTGTACAAAAACTACCGGATCGACAGCATCGATCAGCGCAAACTGGCTAGCCTGCCCGCTTTGTTCGATGTTAAAGGCGTGAAGGTACTGCTTACCGAATCCGACCTGTTTAACTACCCGGGCATGTGGCTGCGTGGTAAAGGCGACGGCCGCCTGGGAGGCGTATTCCCCGCTTATCCAAAAGAGAAAAAGATAACCAGCGACCGCGATGAAAAAGTAACGGCACGCGAAAATTACCTTGCGCGCGTCAATGGTCCGCAGTCTTTCCCCTGGCGCATTATGATGATTGCCCGCGAAGACAAAGACCTGCTGGCCAACCAACTGCCCTACCTGCTGGCCCGTCCTGCAAAAGGCGACTATAGCTGGATTAAGCCCGGTAAGGTGCAATGGGACTGGTGGCATTACAACAACGTGTACAATGTGGATTTTGAGTCGGGCATCAACAACGCGACTTACAAATACTACATTGATGTGGCCGCAAAATACGGCATCGAATACGTATTACTCGACGAAGGCTGGTGCGATACCCGCGACCTATTGAAGCTGAAGCCCGGCATCGACATCGCTGAGCTGTCGGCGTATGCTAAAAGTAAGGGCGTAGACCTGCTCCTGTGGAGCAGCTGGCTGGTGCTGGATAAGCAGCTCGATACGGCATTGGACCAGTTCCGGAAATGGGGTATCAAGGGTATTAAAGTCGACTTCATGCAGCGCGACGACCAGGAAATGGTGAATTACTACGAACGCGTTGCGAAAGCCGCGGCGGCGCGTCATATGCTGGTAGACTTCCACGGAGCGTACAAACCTACCGGCTGGTTGCGCAGCATGCCCAATGTGATGACGTCAGAAGGTGTATTTGGTAACGAGATCAGCAAGTTTGCCGGCTCCATCACCCCGGAACATACTGCCACCTTACCGTTCACCCGTATGGCCGCCGGTCCGATGGACTTCACTCCCGGCGGTATGGTCAACGTGCAGAAAGATCAGTTTGCGGTAGTGCCTGCCGAACCCAATACACTCGGTACCCGTTGCAACCAGATGGCTATGTATGTAGTGTTTGAAAGTCCACTCCAGATGTTATGCGACATTCCGACCCACTACCTGCGCGAGCCGGAGTGCATGCAGTTCCTGGGCCCTGTACCGGCAGTATGGCAGCAAACCGTTCCCCTACAGTCGAAGGTAGGCGACTACGTGGCGATTGCCCGCCAGGCGCCGAACGGCAACTGGTATGTGGGTGCCATGACCGACTGGAGCGAGCGGGAACTTGATGTGAAGCTGGACTTCCTGCCTGCAGGCAATTACAAGGTGTCTGTATGGAAAGACGGCGTAAATGCGAACAAGAACGCGAAAGATTACAAGATGGAAACCCTGTCTGCGACCAACGCGACCAATCTGCATATTAAGATGGCGAAAGGTGGTGGATATGTTGCCGTAATTGAAGCAGTGAAGTAAGTATACAAAAATTGTTAACAAAGGGCTGTTCTGCGGAGCGGCCCTTTTTTTGTTGCTGTATTGCCATGAAACAATATGCCCTTTTAGCCCTCATAGCGGCCACGTATTGTTGGGCCGGCTGTAAAAGCCCTGCACCCGGGCTGTTCGGCAAGCGTACCCCGCATGAAATGTACAGTGCCCGCATCAGCGATGCCGGTCTGGAACAAACCGCCCTGGGCAGGTTGTGGAAAGCCGCAGCCGCTCAAAGTCTTTCCCAACCAGTAACGGTGAATCTTCCCTACAGCGAAGAAGGCTATTTTTCGGCAGATAAGCCGCTGGCCCTTGGCTTACGCTTTATTGTAAAACGCGGCGAAAAAGTGCGTATTGCCCTTTCCGTCAATTCCCGCCCCCGTGCTATCGTGTATCTCGATTTATGGGAGATGCGTCCTGATGGCCCGAAGGCACTTGCTGCCGCCGACACCGCCGCCAGCATACTTGAATACGAACCGGATGCGAGTACCAGCCTGCTCGTGCGCATGCAACCCGAACTGCTCACGAGTGGCGATTACACGCTGAACATTACCACCGGCCCCTCACTCGCCTTCCCTGTACAAGGTGGCAACCGCGCCAGCATTGGCAGCTTATGGGGTGCCGACCGTGACGGTGGTGCCAGGCGGCATGAAGGCATCGACATATTCGGTAAAAAACGTACGCCCTTACTGGCCGTAGCCCCCGGCACCGTGAACCGCGTCGAGTCTACTAACCTGGGTGGCAAAGTAGTATGGTTACGGCCAGAGGGAAAAGACTACAGCGTGTATTATGCTCACCTGGACGAGCAGCTCGTCCGCTCCGGCCAGCGCGTACAAACAGGCGACACGGTAGGCTTGCTGGGCAATACCGGCAACGCCAAACACACCGCGCCGCACCTGCATTTTGGCATCTACACTTTTGGTGGCGCAGTCGATCCGCTCCCATTCGTAAACCCACTGGTTAAAACGCCCCCACGCGTTACCGGCAGTCCGGATATACAACGCGTCAGAACAAAAGCAGCCACCACCAAAATATATCATGCTCCGAACAGCGACACCGGCTTTCATAGCGTGCCGCAACATACGTTTATGTCGGTACAGGCGGCCATGGCCGGCTACTATCGTGTATCCCTGCCCGATGGGCGGGAGGGCTATGTGAATACGGGCAGCGTGGTGGGTCTTGGTACACCGTTACGGCAGCTGCCGGTAAAAACAGCAGCCGTTATTCGTGAGGCGCCGGATTCGTTGGCACCACGTAAGTTGCAGCTCGCCGCCGGGACTAAGGTGGCGGTGTTGGCGAGTTATAACCGGTATCACTTTGTACAGCATGAGGGTACCGAGGGGTGGATTGAATTGTAAATACCTTAACTTGCCCCCTCATCTATTCATTACATGTTTCGTTTTCACAAAGGTTATTTCTTCCTATCCCTCGCACTTTTCGCTATCGAAATTTACATCGCCCTCTACGTCCGCGATGAAATCATCCGCCCTTACGTAGGCGATTTCCTGGCAGTGATATGGTTATATACTTTACTACGCGCGTTCGTCAATATCCGCACCTTTCCTGCAGCGATCGCGGTGTTACTTTTCGCGTACGCGCTGGAAACAGCGCAATACTTTCAGTTAGTTAAACGCCTGGGCCTCGGGCATTCGCGTTTCTTTAATATCGTTATCGGCAACCGCTTCGAATGGGTGGACATGATTGCTTATACGGCAGGGATTGCAGCGGTATTGATCGTTGAGAAACTAAGGACCAAAAAAGGCCGGCTATAGAGCCGGCCCGGTCATTTGACAACCAAAGTTTGCACTTCTTACTTTTCCGCTAATGCCGTGGCACACCATAGAATGGGTGCCTGTCCGTGCATATCGCCGGTAATGCGGCGGCGGTCCAGGTAATATTGTTTTTCATTCTTTTTATTAGTGCCTTCGCATACCTCGCGCACATCGCCGTTTTCATCGATGTATCCTACCAACGCCAGCCAGGCTTTACGCGCTACATCGCCGTATTCACGAGCGGGCAGCCAGCCTTTCTTTACGCCGCTGATCATCGCATAAGCGAACATGCCGGTGCAGGAAGTCTCCGGCCACGACGCAGGTTCATCGATCAGTTGCCGCCACAT
This genomic interval from Chitinophaga horti contains the following:
- a CDS encoding glycoside hydrolase family 97 protein, whose amino-acid sequence is MSITKSLAAAGLLLLQAGIIHAQQPYQLQSPDGKIKVEISVSDSVYYTVHVDGKALTDKAAIGLQTSAAKAGPLKVKSWKTSGTDAILEPIVWQKSKTITDKHNHMRIDLTNGLSLEWRAYNEGIAWHWLSSHKGNYTVLAEQAGFRFDPQGRSWYPQEDEFFSHNERLYKNYRIDSIDQRKLASLPALFDVKGVKVLLTESDLFNYPGMWLRGKGDGRLGGVFPAYPKEKKITSDRDEKVTARENYLARVNGPQSFPWRIMMIAREDKDLLANQLPYLLARPAKGDYSWIKPGKVQWDWWHYNNVYNVDFESGINNATYKYYIDVAAKYGIEYVLLDEGWCDTRDLLKLKPGIDIAELSAYAKSKGVDLLLWSSWLVLDKQLDTALDQFRKWGIKGIKVDFMQRDDQEMVNYYERVAKAAAARHMLVDFHGAYKPTGWLRSMPNVMTSEGVFGNEISKFAGSITPEHTATLPFTRMAAGPMDFTPGGMVNVQKDQFAVVPAEPNTLGTRCNQMAMYVVFESPLQMLCDIPTHYLREPECMQFLGPVPAVWQQTVPLQSKVGDYVAIARQAPNGNWYVGAMTDWSERELDVKLDFLPAGNYKVSVWKDGVNANKNAKDYKMETLSATNATNLHIKMAKGGGYVAVIEAVK
- a CDS encoding M23 family metallopeptidase is translated as MKQYALLALIAATYCWAGCKSPAPGLFGKRTPHEMYSARISDAGLEQTALGRLWKAAAAQSLSQPVTVNLPYSEEGYFSADKPLALGLRFIVKRGEKVRIALSVNSRPRAIVYLDLWEMRPDGPKALAAADTAASILEYEPDASTSLLVRMQPELLTSGDYTLNITTGPSLAFPVQGGNRASIGSLWGADRDGGARRHEGIDIFGKKRTPLLAVAPGTVNRVESTNLGGKVVWLRPEGKDYSVYYAHLDEQLVRSGQRVQTGDTVGLLGNTGNAKHTAPHLHFGIYTFGGAVDPLPFVNPLVKTPPRVTGSPDIQRVRTKAATTKIYHAPNSDTGFHSVPQHTFMSVQAAMAGYYRVSLPDGREGYVNTGSVVGLGTPLRQLPVKTAAVIREAPDSLAPRKLQLAAGTKVAVLASYNRYHFVQHEGTEGWIEL
- a CDS encoding DUF2809 domain-containing protein, with amino-acid sequence MFRFHKGYFFLSLALFAIEIYIALYVRDEIIRPYVGDFLAVIWLYTLLRAFVNIRTFPAAIAVLLFAYALETAQYFQLVKRLGLGHSRFFNIVIGNRFEWVDMIAYTAGIAAVLIVEKLRTKKGRL